Below is a genomic region from Rhododendron vialii isolate Sample 1 chromosome 5a, ASM3025357v1.
TTCCAACCTTGAAATATTAGAATCCTTAGCATCTGCCACCATTTTCCTAATCCTTCCACTTCGAGCTACCAGGGGAAACTTTTCATAAACGAGTACAAAGAGTAGACTTTGATTAGTCTTGGTAAAAGTCAGAAACAGTAGGAGTGATATGGATGTAGCTATAAGGAAACGAATCATTTCAAGCCATGCACATAGGAAGGTATAAATTCATTACCAATACTCGATACTTACAACAGGACTGTTATCAGAGTGCACATCAGCATGATTCCCGTATGTATTTTCATCTTTCATTGAAAAAGAAGTCATTCATGTTTAGATACACAAACTCTGTAAGACATTAGGGTCTTTGAGAACATATCGGTGCATTGAAGAAACCATGTATTCGTGTAATATGTGTCAATGTTTCCTTATGCATGAAGAGGAAGAACAATAAGTaagaataaatttattaaattctGCTACAAACTAAAAGAAGTTACCTTGTGAAGTAGAAAAGACTCTCCATCAACCACAACTGTAACATCCCCAGCAACATCTGCAAAAATACTGTGAACAAGCAAAAGAAAATCCTAAACCATCTTAGAACTTCCAATTGTGATTTTTTAGCATAAAAAGAGCTCATGCCTCGTAGCATAAACTTCAATCTTTATCAAATATCCAAGAAAGCCATTTACCATGATAagagaaaagtaaaatattCACAAAATAAGGTCATGACGTATATTAGCTTAATGGTTGCACAACTGTTCCATAGAAGCCGCAATGTACTACTCTAACATAGAGATTAATAAAGGAGTGACATATAAAGAGTTGTTAGAAACACAAGATGAAGACTCCACTATAGTTGGGACATACTAGACATCAAAAGCCAAATGCCCGAATCAAATGACAAAGTAAAAGGTATCCAAGGAAACCACACTTTGCACGCCGCCATAAATGCTTCAAAATTCTTTAGCCCTTTCTGTATAATCTATGGAAGTTGGCCAGTCAAAACTTTTCCGTATATACTATATATCCAGTCCAATGGAACCAGTCCAATGAACCGACTAATCCAGGACCACTCTCACCGTAACTAGTGGGGCCCAACAAAGCCAGGGCAAGAGTCTAACCAATAGAGTCAATATCTAGAAATATACACCTAAGCATAAATCTCAGTAAAAGGACTTTAAACCAATTCATTGGTTGGAAATTTGAACTGGTACTTCTAACTAGTAAAGAGCAAATAAAATGGGCGAAGAAGAGTATGAAAGAAACAGGATTAGACAACAATAGGACAATAACGACATTAAAActccaaaaatggaaagaaagcaTATAGGTTAGGTTGGAAATATGCTTGAAAACTGaattttgtcattttcattttcgACTAACTATCAGTTCCTCAAAGATGATAAAGCCTACAAATAGGAGTATAGTACAAAACTGATAGCACACCCAAGAATTAGGAAAACATCAAACCAGATCGAAGCGACAACAACTACACAATTACACCCACGTAAATTACATAATCAAGCCCGCCCATGTAGCCATTTTACATCATGCGCGTGTACATATATGTTAAGTCAGGTAATGCGCGCGAGCAAGAGCAGGAGGAGCAGGAGCGTGACCGTAAAAACGTTTTCCAAGGACATTCTAAACTACCAAAATTTGGGACAGAAGCTTAGTGTGAGGATCAAATGTGTGTATAAATatgcgcacacacacacatatacacacatttaagagagagaattttggtACCGGTTAGCAAATGAAGTGCAGAGGTTGGGAGTGGAAGAGCgggtgagagaggagagagaattctCAGACACCATTTTGGTTCCTTGTTTCAACTTCACCTTGGAACAGCATCTGAAACTACTCAGGAGACAGATAATTTAGCACTGacaatggaatggaatggaaaTACAGGTACTCTCCATGTTACTACAGAGGGAATGTGAATGTTCGTCTTGAATTTACGACAATACCCTCTTGGAGCACGTCGATTTACAACAAAAAAGTGCACCTTTTCCTCCTCTTGCTGCAGagtttgcttttgcttttcatTCCTTTGTCTTGTACTAACCACTCCCAACCCCCAAAAAAcaattgatatatatattttttattttggtttctgATTCCCATCAGAAACAGAAGCCATGCGATCCTGTAAAAGAGTGGAGTTCGAAATTTCGAATCTGCCATAGACGTTACGGAAAAGCATCGACGGCGTGAGAATTTcctttgcattttcatttctttccttttttatcaAGTCTACTTATTATAGGGTCACTGTAAAATTAGAATTTATGTGCTTCAGTTgactaattttcaaattttactctAATGAGATGGGTAAAGTTttcatttttcctctttccgtttattttttttctcttgacGAAGTGAATAAAGTATCAACATATGGattgaaattgagaaaaattgATCCTACCTACAGattgtctttttcaaaaaaagaataatcTTTAGTAAATTTCTTAGGATTTTGGGTcataatattaaatttttttatatctcGTTCATCAATGTAAATGattaatcttaaaaaaatttaataatagTGTGTTGAAGTTCAACCGACCAAATGTGTCCAAATCATAGAAAGAGATAGAGCCGCTAATTGCATGAGAAAATACATTGATTTACGAGTCTAACATTAATATATTTGCATCTTCCTTGCGTTCAATCATCTCATTGCCGTATGTGGAGTCCACCACAGGGTTGAACAACTCTTCAATGGCCAATGCAATTCTCAAAAGGGCTGGGAGCTGGCTGTCTGGTTATTAAGATGAAAGACAATGGGTATTTTGAGGAAGAGCTAAAGCTGCTGAAAGGAAGGTTGAACTGATGGGACAGAAAATTAGCACAGAAATCTAGAAAGAAGTCAATTATTAGCATGTGAAGCAACCTTGTGGGATTGGGGTTTGTGTGTCgggagagattattccatgccccCGGGGCATAGTCACGTGGTGTCCCGGGGCTTtctgcaccacacatttcaTGGGATACtgaaatgtgtggtgcagaaagcctcggggcaccacgtggctatgcccttggggcatagtataatttttcgTGTGTCGGGTAGCAAATGCCGGATTGTGCAGCCTTGGTGGAGCCCTCCCAAGTTTAAAAGGTTGCTCAGTGGTCAAGtcctgaaatttaaaaatttatttcttgttaaaatTTCATATTTGAAATCTATCAGGTACTATCAATTATTTTAGCGTCAATTCATATAGTGTATATGCTTTGATTTCAAGTGAGGCCTCTATTAAGTGAACGATGAATTTATGCTCTGATTTTGTGGCGGGAGACTTttttatcaaaggaaaaatGTCATGCAAGTTGTTAAATAATGTAAAAAGAGTGATCGGAgcatattatttatataaaaataaaggGTATATATGATGGAACATTCAAAGTCCTCTGGCTAGTTTTTGACCAATAAGTCAAAGTAACTTATtagtttgtctttattttaaaaaaaaaattgcatttgttagttttatatCAAGTTATTGATTTTTCTCGGCGAGAGAAATCTAACTTTTGatcataaaattttttttttctgatttttctcgccaagaagaatcaataatcaacaaaaatttgacacaaaattaacaaatacaaattttctttgaataaaaaaaaaccaaaccagcCTAAGCCATGAAAATATTCTGGTATGGGTGTTTCATTTCCAGCCATGAATGGTCTAGACAAATATCACCCTCACCGACTATCGATAGAGGTTAATGAATGAGAACAAAAGGTGAGAACTACTTAACCCGAAATGAGTCATGAACAATCCATTTTGGGGATTTATGGTTCAAAATTGGGTCATATTCAAATATGCATTCACCTTTAAATTAAGGTTCATAGTGTTATAAGTTTctcacacaaaaaaattgaaatttcatTGAATACAACACATTCGATAACTACACTGACCTCTTTTGCTGCATTTACCACGTATTGTTGCTTATTGTGTAAAGTGTATAAATACTCGTCGGACTTGTGTTATACACGTTAAGGGCACAAAGGACACAAATATGCCAATGACAAACGTGacttcaatttatttttagagtTTCGGGGTTACGCTTTAGAACAGGGGTGTAAATATTTCACAGTTTTTGTCTCTTCTTATGGATTCAAGAATTACCTATTTCGTTTGGATTAGTAGTTAACTAATCTCTTTGTGAATTCCACTACGTCATAAGCTGTAGAAAGAGTTGAGAGGGTTATAAGATTTTCATACTTTCTGTGAGGTTTTAACTTGACTAATTGTTTTTCTTGTGTTGATTACTAGTTCAAACATGGCAGAGGACGAACATGTACAACTGGTGAATTCATTCAATGATCTTGGACTATGTCTGTGTGAAGGTATCCAGAGGGCTTGTCTGAGGAATCCTGTGAAGGTATTCAAAGTTAACTACTGTATCTATCATTGCATCGTATACTGTTCTTAATTTTCCTCATTAGCTTCGTGACTAATGTTTTAAGTCGTAATTCCTTCCAGATTGAGGCTGCGTCTAAATATTCCACTGTTGGAACCGTAACGCAACTGTGTTGCTTCGTGCCTTCGAAGCACAAGGTTTCCTTCTATAGCATTTGTCTTGTCTTTCGTGTTTCGTGACTTTCGtctttttgaagattttgagaATGAACGCCAACTAGGGCGTTGCTTTGTCCACATCATTTGTTTTGGATTTAAGGAGGAGTGACAATCTGCGAAATCAAGAGAAAAGGGAGGAAAAAGCGTGAATCTGTTTGTTTTATCCAACAGAAGTATAGTTGTTTAGGATATCCGTGAAACTGTTGTTCAAAGAGCAGGTAAGAAAAGACTTAAATTTGATCTGGACAATGCAGGAAAGATGAGACTTAAATCTACCGTTCTGCAGTGGTTAAAAAGCTTGCATTTAAAAACAAGAGGGATTGTTTCCAACCTTTCAAATCTATTGGGAAACTCTGTAGTCGCCTTTTATCCGTGAGAGGAACATGTTAGTGCATTGCTTGAGTACCAAGAACAGGTCCCAATTTGCATAGCCGAGGCAAGGTTTGCCTCTGTGATCACCTATCTTTATTGCATTTCTGTAGTTCTGAATTCATCTTTACTCTTGCCACAGGATTGCTATCTCGTATATCTTCTGACTGAGATGTCTGGAAGTACATCAATGGTTTTTACTCGAACAAGTGATTCAACATGCCTTTTGGCTCAAATGCTTCGAAACCTTGGGCTAAAAGCCATACAAATTTATGGTCAAATGAGCCAGGTACGTGTATGGATGTTTTGTATAGGTTGACTGCATAATTTGGTTTGCCTTGTCTTTTATAGTCAGTGGTCTTTTTCATCGCATCTTAGCATTCGCAGTATGCCCTCACCTTGTTTCATTCATGGCAAGCCAAAAGATTGGGAGGCTTAAAGAAGTTCAACGCTGGGAAGTGTAATATCCTTGTGTGCACTGATGTGGGCATGAGAGAGATTGACATTCGACGTGCGGATTTGGTTATCAATTATGATATCCCCTCAAATTCCAAGGTCAGGCTTCCTTAGTACTTCGTGTCTACAATTCTGTGTATGATATCTTATACCAGCCATTGCAACTGGAGTCTTCGCTGTTTTCCTGCTGCTGTTTCGGTGTGGGTTCGTATACTTTTGTAGTTTTGTACATTCATTATGGGCTTCTCCACTGAAGAACAATCTTTAATTTTCTAGCAATCTCCATAGACAATCTAGAGTTCATTTCAAAATAAGGTCTGACCTGGTGGAACAGTGTTATGTTTTGGTGGaaagttttttgtttctt
It encodes:
- the LOC131326181 gene encoding DEAD-box ATP-dependent RNA helicase 10-like codes for the protein MAEDEHVQLVNSFNDLGLCLCEGIQRACLRNPVKIEAASKYSTVGTVTQLCCFVPSKHKDCYLVYLLTEMSGSTSMVFTRTSDSTCLLAQMLRNLGLKAIQIYGQMSQHSQYALTLFHSWQAKRLGGLKKFNAGKCNILVCTDVGMREIDIRRADLVINYDIPSNSKP